In a single window of the Ruminococcus albus 7 = DSM 20455 genome:
- a CDS encoding DNA polymerase beta superfamily protein: MDINRIISDPGYSFLRQDHYLGERIALLTFGGSISYGLNTPQSDIDIRGIIMPEPSDLLGCGFIREGSQRSNDHYIYGAGGFEQYIDRTTDTTLYVLGKIVGLFYKCNPNTIEMLGCRPEHYAEVSEYGQLLLDNRELFLSKLAYDSFAGYARGQFQRLKNAIGKDNGSNVFRCISLADSIERIQRHLEAECPHYTRGALKMFVTDKNGESVTVNGIPVDAYDVGILFNDTVTEVTVNGKPISDDEVQLCFSLDIDRLPAVEFNIISNEITSCLKEFNKHLGHRNHKKDTYHLNKHAMHLLRLYFMAEDILARGEIITYREKEHDLLMSIKTGEYFNDEQNSLSAEFFDMVNRMDKKLLTAYENSKLPDRPDANKVSRLLTDINMRYLDSCKKTGGI; this comes from the coding sequence ATGGATATTAACAGAATAATTTCTGATCCCGGATACAGCTTCCTTCGTCAAGATCACTATCTTGGTGAGCGTATAGCTCTGCTGACTTTCGGCGGAAGCATTTCCTATGGATTGAATACACCGCAGTCGGATATTGACATCCGCGGCATTATAATGCCTGAACCTTCAGATCTTCTTGGCTGTGGTTTTATAAGAGAAGGTTCACAGCGTTCTAACGACCATTATATTTATGGTGCAGGCGGATTTGAACAGTATATAGACCGTACTACGGATACTACACTTTATGTGCTTGGCAAGATAGTAGGGCTTTTTTACAAATGTAACCCTAATACAATTGAAATGCTGGGCTGCAGACCCGAGCATTATGCTGAAGTCAGTGAATATGGACAGTTACTTCTTGATAACAGGGAGTTATTTCTTAGTAAACTTGCTTACGATTCATTTGCAGGCTATGCAAGGGGACAATTTCAGAGGCTGAAAAATGCCATAGGTAAGGATAATGGTTCAAATGTATTCAGATGCATTAGTCTTGCCGATTCTATTGAACGCATACAGCGCCATCTTGAAGCAGAGTGCCCTCATTATACACGAGGAGCCCTTAAAATGTTCGTTACAGATAAAAATGGTGAATCTGTAACGGTCAACGGCATTCCTGTAGATGCTTATGATGTTGGTATCCTTTTTAATGATACGGTTACTGAGGTCACAGTAAACGGAAAACCGATAAGTGATGATGAAGTTCAGCTTTGCTTCTCCCTTGATATAGATAGGCTTCCTGCTGTGGAATTCAATATCATTTCAAATGAGATAACTTCTTGTCTTAAAGAATTCAATAAGCATCTTGGTCACCGCAATCATAAAAAGGACACTTACCATCTGAATAAACACGCCATGCATCTTTTGCGTCTGTATTTTATGGCAGAGGATATACTTGCTCGCGGTGAGATAATCACATACCGTGAAAAGGAGCATGACCTGCTAATGAGCATAAAAACAGGCGAATATTTCAATGATGAACAGAATTCACTTTCTGCTGAATTTTTTGATATGGTGAACCGGATGGATAAAAAACTGCTTACTGCATATGAAAACAGCAAGCTGCCTGACAGACCTGATGCTAACAAGGTCAGCAGATTACTGACGGATATTAATATGAGATATCTTGACAGCTGTAAAAAAACGGGAGGAATATAG
- the glyA gene encoding serine hydroxymethyltransferase codes for MKMLDSIGFVTGFDKEVGEAMNKELARQRRNLELIASENIVSPAVMAAMGSVLTNKYAEGYPGKRYYGGCEDVDIVEQIAIDRACKLFGAKYANVQPHSGAQANTAVYFALLQPGDTVMGMSLDNGGHLTHGSPVNISGKYFNFVPYGVNDEGFIDYDAMEKQAKEVKPKLIVAGASAYPRIIDFERISQIAKSVGAYFMVDMAHIAGLVATGMHPSPVPFADVTTTTTHKTLRGPRGGLILTNDEALAKKFNSAIFPGTQGGPLMHVIAGKAVCFGEALKPEFKAYGEQVVKNAQRLAKGLVDKGFALVSGGTDNHLMLADLRPFNITGKKLQNDLDEVYITVNKNAIPNDPESPFVTSGVRIGTPAVTTRGLVEEDMDVIAECIYLTASDFDANADKVREMVTEICKKYPLYE; via the coding sequence ATGAAGATGCTTGATTCAATCGGTTTTGTTACCGGATTTGACAAAGAAGTCGGCGAAGCTATGAACAAAGAGCTGGCTCGCCAGAGAAGAAATCTTGAACTAATCGCCAGCGAGAATATCGTTTCGCCCGCTGTTATGGCTGCTATGGGCAGTGTTCTGACAAACAAGTACGCTGAGGGATATCCCGGAAAGAGATACTACGGCGGCTGTGAGGACGTTGATATCGTTGAGCAGATCGCTATTGACAGAGCTTGCAAGCTGTTCGGTGCTAAGTATGCAAACGTTCAGCCCCACTCCGGTGCGCAGGCTAATACTGCAGTTTATTTCGCACTGCTCCAGCCCGGCGATACAGTTATGGGTATGAGCCTTGACAACGGCGGTCACCTGACACACGGTTCACCTGTTAATATTTCAGGTAAATATTTCAACTTTGTTCCTTATGGTGTAAACGATGAAGGTTTCATCGACTATGACGCTATGGAGAAGCAGGCAAAGGAAGTTAAGCCTAAGCTGATCGTTGCAGGTGCTTCTGCTTACCCCAGAATTATCGACTTCGAGCGCATTTCTCAGATCGCTAAGTCCGTTGGTGCTTACTTCATGGTAGATATGGCTCACATCGCAGGACTGGTAGCTACAGGTATGCACCCCTCTCCTGTTCCTTTTGCTGATGTTACAACTACTACAACTCACAAGACTCTGAGAGGCCCCAGAGGCGGTCTGATACTGACCAATGATGAGGCACTGGCTAAGAAGTTCAACAGCGCTATCTTCCCCGGCACACAGGGCGGTCCTCTGATGCACGTTATCGCAGGAAAGGCTGTATGCTTCGGTGAAGCTCTCAAGCCTGAATTCAAGGCTTACGGAGAGCAGGTAGTAAAGAATGCTCAGAGACTTGCTAAGGGTCTGGTTGACAAGGGATTCGCACTTGTATCCGGCGGCACTGACAATCACTTGATGCTGGCTGACCTTCGTCCTTTCAATATCACAGGCAAAAAGCTTCAGAATGATCTGGATGAGGTTTACATCACCGTTAATAAGAATGCTATCCCTAATGATCCTGAAAGCCCATTTGTAACAAGCGGTGTTCGTATCGGTACTCCCGCAGTTACTACAAGAGGTCTTGTTGAGGAAGACATGGATGTTATCGCTGAGTGCATCTACCTGACAGCTTCTGACTTTGACGCTAATGCTGACAAGGTAAGAGAAATGGTAACAGAGATCTGCAAGAAGTATCCTCTGTACGAATGA
- a CDS encoding tyrosine recombinase XerC, translating into MKKEYYDDCPEYLADFLTYMQLVKARGDRTVEAYYIDLRSFLRYLRIKHKDIDTNNVPFEEMTISEVPFEYVSKLRLIDAYDYLKWLADERSNSVKTRARKTSALKQFYSYLYLKKNSIPSDPLTQLELPKLPKTLPKYLSLEDAQRLLSSIESDHFERDYCMITLFLNCGMRLSELCGLDIGDFSFESGTIRLFGKGQKERVVYINQACIAALKAYLPIRLSVQTQEKALFLSNRNTRISRRRTQEIVEESLKKAGLGNLGITTHKLRHTAATLMYQYGNVDTLVLKDILGHESLATTEIYTHLSNENLKQAAEANPLSGQKANKSNKKKDRGD; encoded by the coding sequence ATGAAAAAAGAATATTATGATGATTGTCCGGAATATCTTGCTGATTTTCTAACATATATGCAACTGGTAAAAGCCCGCGGTGACAGAACAGTTGAAGCTTATTATATTGACCTGAGGTCATTTCTCCGGTATCTACGAATAAAACATAAGGATATCGATACGAACAATGTTCCTTTTGAGGAGATGACCATATCGGAAGTTCCGTTTGAATATGTCAGCAAACTAAGGCTTATCGATGCTTATGATTATCTTAAATGGCTGGCAGACGAAAGATCAAACTCGGTAAAGACACGTGCGCGGAAGACATCTGCGCTAAAACAATTCTATTCTTATCTTTACCTGAAAAAGAATTCGATCCCTTCTGACCCACTGACTCAGCTTGAACTTCCGAAGCTTCCGAAGACTTTGCCTAAATATCTTTCTCTTGAAGATGCACAGCGCCTTCTTTCTTCAATTGAATCAGATCACTTTGAGCGTGATTACTGTATGATAACATTGTTCCTCAACTGCGGTATGCGTTTGTCTGAACTCTGTGGATTGGATATTGGCGATTTCAGCTTTGAGAGCGGGACCATAAGGCTTTTCGGTAAGGGTCAGAAAGAACGTGTGGTATATATCAATCAGGCGTGTATCGCTGCTCTTAAAGCGTATCTGCCTATACGTCTTTCAGTACAAACACAGGAAAAAGCTTTGTTCCTCTCGAACAGAAATACTCGTATATCCCGACGAAGGACACAGGAGATAGTTGAGGAGAGCCTTAAAAAAGCGGGTCTTGGCAATCTTGGAATAACGACACATAAGCTTCGTCACACAGCCGCTACACTTATGTACCAGTACGGGAACGTAGATACCTTGGTACTTAAAGATATACTCGGACATGAAAGCCTTGCGACAACTGAGATCTATACCCATCTGAGTAATGAGAATCTGAAACAGGCCGCTGAAGCTAATCCGTTGTCAGGTCAAAAGGCAAATAAGAGTAATAAGAAAAAAGATAGGGGAGATTGA
- a CDS encoding RidA family protein — MSEIIRKDVNEEWAHSGIIKAGNNYYINYCAGNVGGTVEEQINGAFDEMEKRLALFGLTLENVVQMDCLFRDVWNIPIMEKVIKERFNGRYPVRKSIQTEFAHIGGGNGLHFQVDGIAYSDKK, encoded by the coding sequence ATGAGCGAGATCATAAGAAAAGATGTTAATGAGGAATGGGCGCATTCCGGTATCATCAAGGCAGGAAATAATTATTATATAAATTACTGTGCTGGTAATGTTGGCGGAACTGTCGAAGAACAGATAAACGGTGCATTCGATGAAATGGAAAAACGTCTTGCTTTGTTTGGGCTTACACTTGAAAACGTAGTTCAGATGGATTGTCTTTTCCGTGATGTGTGGAATATACCTATAATGGAAAAGGTGATAAAGGAACGATTCAATGGCAGATATCCTGTGCGCAAATCTATTCAGACTGAGTTTGCTCATATCGGCGGAGGGAACGGACTTCATTTCCAGGTAGATGGCATAGCATACAGCGATAAGAAGTAA
- a CDS encoding DUF6985 domain-containing protein → MSIEKNYEYDGAWFGKEKVSFNGRVYEVDVQIDSDDEDMIPDNAKEVLTDLLNNMENYTSKVADSILDYYNDRRDELGYSDEENSDYPEIDTAEEILDMVSLIGITVPDQDDYDDTAFSLVFDCTWDKENGVGVCLEGGEVEDVGFQDIAL, encoded by the coding sequence ATGAGTATCGAAAAAAATTACGAGTACGACGGTGCTTGGTTCGGAAAAGAAAAAGTCAGCTTTAATGGTCGGGTATATGAAGTTGATGTGCAGATTGACAGTGATGACGAGGATATGATTCCCGACAATGCAAAAGAAGTTCTTACCGATCTTTTAAATAATATGGAAAATTACACCTCAAAGGTCGCAGATAGTATTCTTGATTACTACAATGACCGCAGAGATGAACTCGGATATTCAGATGAGGAAAATTCCGATTATCCTGAGATAGATACCGCTGAGGAGATACTTGATATGGTTTCGCTTATAGGTATCACCGTTCCCGATCAGGACGACTATGACGATACAGCTTTCTCTCTTGTTTTCGATTGTACATGGGATAAAGAAAACGGAGTAGGAGTGTGTCTTGAAGGCGGAGAGGTTGAAGATGTAGGCTTTCAGGATATAGCTTTATAA
- the tnpA gene encoding IS66 family insertion sequence element accessory protein TnpA: MDKTTSITTIKKEMQLQEWSAQIKAQQASGLTIREWCKEKGIKPNTYYNRLRKVREKYIENSPTIVPVSVPCSNENIRIEKNGLQISLPADISADTLTALVHELC; encoded by the coding sequence ATGGACAAAACAACATCCATCACAACAATCAAAAAAGAAATGCAGCTTCAGGAATGGTCTGCGCAGATCAAAGCACAGCAGGCAAGCGGTCTGACGATCCGGGAATGGTGCAAAGAAAAAGGGATCAAGCCAAACACGTATTACAACCGCCTAAGAAAAGTTCGTGAAAAGTATATCGAAAATTCTCCGACCATCGTTCCTGTATCAGTTCCTTGCTCAAACGAAAATATCCGCATTGAGAAAAACGGACTTCAAATATCTCTTCCGGCAGATATATCTGCGGACACTCTGACCGCTTTGGTGCATGAGCTATGCTGA
- the tnpC gene encoding IS66 family transposase: MSEPNMTSEIVSLRNENAVLKEELALANQQLAWFRKQIFGRKTEQTSVVMEKEFGVQLSMFGNNEEKSAAKSAETITVPEHKRKKKRTHDEWMNNLPVKEEHHKIDNPVCEICGAEMEELTPEKAYDELIFTPPKYHIRRHIVHKYKCPECGEKPEERDEPCHIIRAPYPHAMIPGSYCSPELLAHIIYEKYAKSVPLHRQEKDFNSKNIPLLKATMSNWVGTAAEKWCLPIVEKMHEMLIAGQMIHADETTVQVLHEEGRKPTTTSRMWVYCNGKMNDRSIIIFDYQPTRKGEHASNFLKGFIGYLICDGYDAYNAVEGAKRCGCMTHARRGFIQALPNDQKLHSTSVAAKAVEYFNKIYHEENLLADSSTEYRYKQRLVKVKPLLDEFFAWLENVQVSGKGKLTDAVRYALNERKYLYTFLENGDVPIDNNRAENAIRPFALGRKNWLFSNTANGARSSATLYSIISTAQANGVDAEKYLTELFSQPAGTILLPWREENET, encoded by the coding sequence ATGTCCGAACCAAATATGACATCGGAAATTGTATCGCTCCGTAATGAAAACGCTGTTCTCAAGGAAGAACTAGCACTTGCCAATCAGCAGTTAGCGTGGTTCAGAAAGCAGATATTCGGAAGAAAAACAGAGCAGACATCTGTTGTTATGGAAAAGGAGTTCGGTGTTCAGCTTTCCATGTTCGGAAACAATGAAGAAAAATCCGCAGCTAAATCTGCCGAAACAATTACTGTTCCCGAACACAAGCGCAAGAAAAAACGCACTCACGATGAATGGATGAACAATCTGCCTGTAAAAGAAGAACATCACAAAATTGACAACCCGGTATGCGAAATATGCGGCGCCGAAATGGAAGAACTGACTCCCGAAAAGGCTTACGATGAACTTATATTTACGCCGCCAAAATATCATATCCGCAGGCATATAGTACATAAGTACAAGTGTCCCGAGTGCGGAGAAAAGCCCGAAGAAAGGGACGAACCTTGTCATATCATCCGTGCGCCATATCCTCACGCTATGATCCCGGGAAGCTATTGCTCTCCCGAACTTCTGGCTCATATCATCTACGAAAAATATGCAAAGTCAGTACCTCTGCACCGTCAGGAAAAGGACTTTAATTCCAAAAACATACCTCTGCTCAAAGCGACTATGTCTAATTGGGTAGGCACTGCTGCCGAAAAATGGTGTTTGCCGATTGTGGAGAAAATGCATGAGATGCTTATCGCAGGGCAGATGATCCATGCCGATGAAACGACCGTTCAGGTGCTTCACGAGGAAGGCCGAAAGCCTACCACGACATCAAGAATGTGGGTCTACTGCAACGGCAAAATGAATGACAGGAGCATCATCATTTTCGATTATCAGCCGACACGAAAGGGTGAGCACGCCTCGAATTTCCTGAAAGGATTTATCGGCTATCTTATCTGTGACGGATACGATGCCTACAATGCAGTCGAGGGTGCTAAGCGATGCGGCTGTATGACTCATGCAAGGCGTGGTTTTATTCAGGCTCTTCCGAACGACCAAAAGCTGCACAGCACTTCTGTTGCGGCAAAGGCAGTAGAATATTTCAACAAGATATATCACGAAGAAAATCTGCTTGCCGACAGCTCCACAGAATACAGATATAAACAGCGCCTTGTGAAGGTAAAGCCTTTGCTTGACGAGTTTTTTGCGTGGCTTGAAAATGTTCAGGTCAGTGGTAAGGGCAAGCTGACAGATGCAGTAAGATATGCGTTGAATGAACGGAAATATCTTTACACGTTTCTTGAAAACGGAGACGTGCCTATCGACAACAACAGAGCCGAAAACGCAATAAGACCGTTTGCGTTAGGCCGAAAAAATTGGCTGTTTTCAAATACAGCAAACGGAGCCAGATCAAGTGCAACGCTGTATTCGATCATTTCAACTGCACAGGCGAACGGTGTTGATGCTGAGAAATACCTGACCGAGCTGTTTTCACAGCCTGCGGGAACGATATTATTACCATGGAGGGAAGAAAATGAAACTTAG
- a CDS encoding sugar phosphate isomerase/epimerase family protein — protein sequence MRLGTSSPLSHSSAEEWAKKHKELGCRAVNFPVNSDEPQDRIDEYKNAANKHGLTIAEVGIWRNALASNEAERKINLDYCVEQLRLADYLGARCAVNVAGAFGKRWDGHYKANFTDEAWKKTAAMIREIIDRANVKNTYFTIEPMPWMIPTGPNEYLKLLEMVDRDRFAVHLDGINMINSAERYFACEEFIDECIEKLGKYIRSCHIKDVHLKEEYTFQLAECAPGEGEFPLRYYAGKLNELDKDMPIILEHLDTDEEYLEYLGFLKEELEGLY from the coding sequence ATGAGATTAGGTACATCATCACCCCTTAGTCATTCTTCCGCAGAAGAGTGGGCAAAAAAACATAAAGAACTTGGCTGCAGAGCAGTAAACTTTCCTGTAAACTCAGATGAACCACAGGATCGAATAGACGAATACAAAAATGCCGCAAATAAACACGGACTTACGATCGCAGAGGTTGGCATATGGCGAAATGCACTTGCATCAAATGAAGCAGAAAGAAAGATAAACCTTGATTACTGTGTAGAACAACTCAGGTTAGCTGACTACCTTGGTGCCCGCTGTGCAGTCAACGTTGCAGGTGCATTCGGCAAAAGATGGGATGGTCACTACAAAGCAAATTTCACCGATGAAGCATGGAAAAAAACTGCCGCTATGATACGTGAGATAATTGACAGAGCAAATGTTAAAAACACCTATTTCACCATTGAGCCAATGCCATGGATGATACCTACCGGACCGAATGAATATCTGAAGCTTCTTGAAATGGTGGACAGGGACAGATTCGCGGTTCATCTCGACGGAATAAATATGATCAATTCGGCAGAGCGCTATTTCGCCTGCGAAGAATTCATAGATGAATGTATAGAAAAACTTGGTAAATACATAAGAAGCTGCCATATAAAGGATGTTCACCTGAAAGAGGAATACACATTCCAACTGGCAGAATGTGCGCCCGGAGAAGGTGAATTTCCTCTCAGATATTATGCAGGCAAACTCAATGAGCTAGACAAAGATATGCCGATCATACTGGAACATCTTGACACGGACGAAGAATACCTTGAATATCTCGGATTTTTAAAGGAAGAACTTGAAGGACTTTACTGA
- the tnpB gene encoding IS66 family insertion sequence element accessory protein TnpB (TnpB, as the term is used for proteins encoded by IS66 family insertion elements, is considered an accessory protein, since TnpC, encoded by a neighboring gene, is a DDE family transposase.): MLNDLAADAQVYLVTGYTDLRRGIDGLATIVQAQLRLDPFSKALFLFCGRRCDRIKGLLWEGDGFLLLYKRLDNGRFQWPRSETEAVMLTSQQIRWLLEGLENRAAEGYP, from the coding sequence ATGCTGAATGATCTGGCAGCGGACGCACAGGTCTATCTTGTTACGGGATACACCGACCTTCGACGCGGGATAGACGGACTTGCGACTATCGTTCAGGCTCAGCTTCGACTTGACCCGTTCTCGAAAGCATTGTTTTTGTTCTGCGGCAGACGTTGTGACCGCATCAAAGGTCTGCTGTGGGAGGGCGATGGTTTTCTGCTGTTGTACAAGCGCCTTGACAACGGAAGATTCCAGTGGCCGCGCAGTGAGACCGAAGCAGTAATGCTCACATCTCAGCAAATTCGCTGGCTTCTGGAAGGCTTAGAAAATAGAGCAGCCGAAGGCTATCCGTGA
- a CDS encoding acyl-CoA thioesterase gives MTYPNGFKRSCDSVTEITKLIQYRDINGENRLFGGRLMEWIDEAAGVAAMRHCGGNAVTLMVDSLKFKHGAFINDIVVLIAKVTYVGRTSMEVRVDTYVEDKGTGIRRAINHAYLTCVHVDENGRPKPIGYGLIPEGITEEAEWEGAKKRIEIRKQRTAEGF, from the coding sequence ATGACGTATCCAAATGGATTTAAACGGAGTTGTGATTCTGTTACAGAGATAACCAAACTTATCCAGTACCGTGATATAAATGGAGAAAACCGTCTTTTTGGCGGCAGGCTTATGGAATGGATAGATGAAGCTGCAGGAGTTGCTGCTATGCGTCATTGCGGAGGTAATGCTGTTACACTTATGGTGGACAGCCTTAAATTCAAACACGGTGCTTTCATAAATGATATCGTCGTACTTATCGCAAAGGTCACATATGTCGGAAGAACATCTATGGAGGTGCGTGTTGATACTTATGTTGAAGATAAAGGCACCGGTATACGACGTGCAATAAATCATGCGTACCTTACTTGCGTTCATGTGGACGAAAACGGCAGACCCAAACCCATAGGATATGGTCTTATTCCCGAGGGTATAACAGAAGAGGCTGAATGGGAGGGTGCAAAAAAACGCATCGAGATACGCAAACAACGTACAGCAGAAGGTTTTTGA
- a CDS encoding alpha-hydroxy-acid oxidizing protein, giving the protein MQDIRLRDANVITQRYMDSILFKERLIDSVKADISMTFLGERFSMPIFMPAFSHLGNMGGRELTGLEEYSIAAKEMNVLNFVGMMENDMFERIIRTGAKTVRIVKPYADNAKVRDQLKFAEDCGAFAVGMDIDHIFGEKGYDICVGEEMAAQTSDMIRSYIEASGLPFVIKGVLSVEDAVKCADLGAKAIIVSHHHGRLPYAVPPMMMLPDIKKALEGRGVEIIVDCGIESGADVYKSLALGADAAAIGRAMMPSLGKDGVQGVIDLFTSIGDELRYVMSFTGFADTEKIDSSALIFTNNY; this is encoded by the coding sequence ATGCAGGATATAAGACTCAGAGATGCTAATGTTATAACGCAAAGATATATGGATTCAATATTGTTTAAAGAACGTCTTATCGATTCTGTTAAGGCGGATATAAGTATGACTTTTCTTGGTGAGAGATTCAGTATGCCTATCTTCATGCCAGCATTTTCACACCTTGGTAATATGGGCGGAAGAGAGCTTACCGGTCTGGAGGAATATTCTATTGCCGCTAAGGAAATGAATGTGCTAAATTTTGTTGGCATGATGGAAAATGATATGTTTGAACGAATCATCAGGACCGGTGCAAAGACCGTAAGGATAGTCAAGCCTTATGCAGATAATGCTAAAGTTCGCGATCAGCTGAAATTTGCAGAGGATTGCGGAGCATTTGCGGTAGGTATGGATATAGACCATATTTTCGGAGAAAAGGGTTATGATATATGTGTTGGAGAAGAAATGGCTGCTCAGACTTCAGATATGATACGCTCATATATCGAAGCATCAGGCCTGCCATTCGTAATAAAGGGCGTGTTGAGTGTTGAAGATGCAGTTAAATGTGCTGATCTCGGTGCTAAGGCTATAATAGTAAGCCATCACCACGGAAGACTGCCCTATGCTGTTCCGCCTATGATGATGCTTCCGGATATTAAGAAAGCACTTGAAGGCAGGGGAGTAGAGATAATTGTTGACTGCGGAATTGAGAGCGGAGCTGATGTATATAAATCACTTGCCCTTGGTGCTGATGCTGCTGCTATCGGCAGAGCTATGATGCCATCGCTTGGAAAGGATGGTGTACAAGGTGTGATAGATCTATTCACATCTATAGGTGATGAGTTAAGGTATGTTATGAGTTTTACGGGATTTGCTGATACGGAGAAAATCGATTCTTCTGCACTTATATTCACAAATAATTATTAA